In a genomic window of Infirmifilum sp. NZ:
- the nuoH gene encoding NADH-quinone oxidoreductase subunit NuoH: MSWGDALSWLLRLLLSPQVFAPLIFPGLLTALVVLLTVIWAERKIAARVQMRVGPLYVTRRLGGVLQMLADGTRYMFQEFIIPATADRLPFLFAPVLALTLAIVPFAFIPAAPGFSPIKSPYSLPAALAAISAVPLSVLLMGWSSNNKFAIQGAVREAFMGLAYEAVVFISALSMGVLYGTLDLEEAVSRQWLPGLLLNPVAAFAFFVGMVMSAGKLPFDIVEGEQEIVAGPYVEYSGIIFGIGMGLAYLKLYSLSLIYTLLFLSGWEPVVAPLYSLYPGLGGVLLFAKAYLLMLFIVFLRSVYGRYRLDQALRAGWRIYLPLSLISLLISILLRVVGVV; encoded by the coding sequence ATGAGTTGGGGAGACGCATTATCCTGGCTTTTGAGGCTTCTCCTTAGCCCGCAGGTTTTCGCGCCTCTGATATTCCCGGGCTTGCTGACAGCGCTTGTCGTTCTGCTCACGGTGATCTGGGCTGAGAGGAAGATAGCGGCACGCGTGCAGATGCGCGTGGGGCCGCTGTACGTGACAAGGAGGCTCGGCGGCGTGCTGCAGATGCTGGCTGACGGCACGCGCTACATGTTCCAGGAGTTCATAATCCCCGCCACCGCTGACAGGCTACCTTTCCTGTTTGCACCGGTCCTGGCGTTAACCCTCGCCATAGTGCCCTTCGCCTTCATCCCAGCTGCGCCAGGCTTCTCGCCCATAAAATCACCCTACTCCCTGCCAGCCGCCCTGGCGGCGATCTCGGCTGTACCGCTCTCAGTCCTGCTCATGGGGTGGTCTTCCAACAACAAGTTCGCCATCCAGGGTGCCGTCAGGGAGGCGTTCATGGGTCTGGCCTACGAGGCCGTCGTCTTCATCAGCGCTCTCTCCATGGGCGTGCTCTACGGGACGCTGGACCTCGAGGAAGCCGTTTCCAGGCAGTGGCTCCCCGGCCTTCTCCTGAACCCCGTGGCCGCCTTCGCGTTCTTCGTGGGCATGGTCATGAGCGCGGGCAAGCTGCCCTTCGACATCGTTGAGGGCGAGCAGGAGATAGTGGCCGGCCCCTACGTGGAGTACAGCGGGATAATATTCGGCATAGGGATGGGCCTAGCGTACCTCAAGCTGTACTCCCTATCCCTCATCTACACCCTTCTCTTCCTCTCCGGCTGGGAGCCCGTGGTTGCCCCGCTCTACAGCCTCTACCCCGGCCTCGGAGGTGTCCTCCTGTTCGCCAAGGCCTACCTCCTAATGCTCTTCATCGTCTTCCTAAGGTCGGTTTACGGCAGGTACCGCCTTGACCAGGCGCTCAGAGCGGGGTGGAGGATTTACCTGCCGCTCTCTCTAATCTCCCTTTTAATATCCATACTCCTAAGGGTGGTGGGTGTTGTCTAA
- a CDS encoding NuoI/complex I 23 kDa subunit family protein gives MSKPVSSFKLHLRAVATGLKYLLFPNRITVYYPEEYVEPPEGYRGLIRYYPERCIQCGLCAMICPASAMKMYRTKTDRKGRPGVNYQRCIFCGFCVDICPQNALEMTKVHDVAYESLNELVVPPERFSQEPVSPAVAGGARRLKTVFDEERGLRHELA, from the coding sequence TTGTCTAAACCCGTATCCTCATTCAAGCTGCACTTGAGAGCAGTTGCAACAGGGCTGAAGTACCTGCTCTTCCCCAACAGGATCACGGTCTACTACCCCGAGGAGTACGTCGAGCCCCCGGAGGGCTACAGGGGGCTGATCCGCTACTACCCTGAGAGGTGCATACAGTGCGGCCTCTGCGCGATGATATGCCCGGCCTCTGCAATGAAGATGTACAGGACCAAGACCGACAGGAAGGGGAGGCCGGGCGTCAACTACCAGAGGTGCATCTTCTGCGGCTTCTGCGTGGACATATGCCCCCAGAACGCCCTTGAGATGACCAAGGTCCACGACGTAGCCTACGAGTCCCTAAACGAGCTCGTAGTGCCGCCGGAGAGGTTCTCGCAGGAGCCCGTCTCACCCGCGGTGGCGGGCGGGGCTAGGAGGCTTAAAACGGTTTTTGACGAGGAGAGGGGGTTGAGGCATGAGCTGGCTTAA
- a CDS encoding NADH-quinone oxidoreductase subunit J, whose protein sequence is MSWLNLFDVYLALASLAAVVAAGLAVKSREDFYSAVMLGLTGLATASLIALLGYGFVGVFHALVYVGATVMFVVFGVVLIGRTGGFERKSLAPAALASLLLTLALYLFLTGISQGTTPVAALKPSRVQEILFEEHPLAVFYLGASLAVLVIAGVMLASGGSSDAREVV, encoded by the coding sequence ATGAGCTGGCTTAATCTGTTTGATGTATACCTGGCCCTAGCGTCGCTCGCGGCAGTGGTGGCCGCGGGCCTTGCCGTGAAATCGCGCGAGGACTTCTACTCCGCTGTCATGCTCGGGCTGACCGGCCTCGCAACCGCGTCCTTGATCGCGCTCCTGGGCTACGGATTCGTAGGAGTTTTCCACGCGCTGGTCTACGTCGGCGCGACGGTCATGTTTGTGGTGTTTGGGGTCGTGCTGATAGGTCGCACAGGTGGGTTTGAGAGGAAGTCCCTCGCCCCCGCAGCCCTCGCGTCGCTTCTGCTGACGCTGGCGCTCTACCTGTTCCTCACAGGCATCTCGCAGGGCACCACACCCGTCGCCGCGCTGAAACCCTCGAGGGTGCAGGAGATCCTCTTCGAGGAGCACCCGCTCGCCGTTTTCTACCTCGGGGCATCCCTGGCCGTGTTGGTCATCGCAGGGGTCATGCTCGCGTCCGGAGGCTCCTCGGATGCACGAGAGGTGGTGTAG
- a CDS encoding NADH-quinone oxidoreductase subunit NuoK: MESPVLLVVPAVLMGLGALGAITSRSAVKALISLEVMFNGALLALLMLASRVPDEASSLALLAISLSGVEVGVLISIFVLLFRRTRSVDVYEVPGLRGGENE; this comes from the coding sequence ATGGAGTCGCCTGTACTGCTTGTTGTCCCCGCGGTTCTCATGGGGTTAGGCGCCCTAGGCGCCATCACAAGCAGGAGCGCGGTAAAAGCGCTGATATCGCTCGAGGTGATGTTCAACGGCGCCCTCCTGGCTCTCCTCATGCTGGCCTCCAGAGTACCTGACGAGGCCTCATCGCTCGCCCTGCTCGCGATCTCTCTCAGCGGTGTTGAAGTAGGTGTTCTGATCTCGATATTCGTCCTCCTCTTCAGGAGGACTAGGAGTGTTGATGTTTATGAGGTTCCGGGTTTAAGAGGTGGTGAAAATGAGTAG
- a CDS encoding complex I subunit 4 family protein → MSSVPFLWLAVLAPLASAVLTVFLGNRKKAAGVINSLALFTSAASLLAAYALHASSKPWADPLSFTVDGLGTFGLLLDAPSFLVAFSIAITTALIALYSIPYMEHRFEEMEHEGVRPPGWRSYYFLYTLFSQAMIGTVLSTNIIEFYVFLELTLIPSFLLIAFYGYGDRIRIAIMYLLWTHVGALLFLIGALTVGFQRGFDFIDAMGSYRLAAGEGVALAQYAFWLMILGLSVKLAVLGVHMWLPYAHAEAPTPISALLSPNLIGLGGAMMFRIVYVLFPSTFAANSPILTVWALATIIYGGLMALSQTDFKRLLAYSSISQMGYLLLGLSTVTAYGVAGTFLHYMVHAFGKAVLFGVAGALIATYHGLRDITKMGGLAEKMPYTAALALLGFMHITGIPPTAGIWSEYLIVRGAVERTLQAGPAWYTGTALALLVGIGLSTAYAFLTMRRIFYGPLRLSEAREAKSQLLLPLALLAAMGIASFLLASPLIDPLVTQLSQVIRG, encoded by the coding sequence ATGAGTAGTGTCCCGTTTTTATGGCTGGCCGTGCTAGCGCCGCTAGCTTCAGCCGTACTGACAGTGTTCCTGGGAAACAGGAAGAAAGCCGCTGGTGTAATCAACTCCCTCGCGCTATTTACCTCGGCAGCATCCCTGCTGGCAGCTTACGCGCTCCACGCGTCTAGCAAGCCGTGGGCAGACCCCTTAAGCTTCACAGTTGACGGGCTCGGAACATTCGGCCTACTGCTCGACGCCCCCTCCTTCCTCGTTGCGTTCTCGATAGCCATCACCACAGCGCTGATCGCTCTCTACAGCATACCGTACATGGAGCACCGCTTCGAGGAGATGGAGCACGAGGGCGTCAGGCCGCCGGGCTGGAGGTCCTACTACTTCCTGTACACTCTCTTCTCGCAGGCCATGATCGGGACAGTCCTGTCCACGAACATAATCGAGTTCTACGTGTTCCTGGAGCTCACGCTCATCCCGAGCTTCCTCCTGATAGCCTTCTACGGCTACGGCGACAGGATCAGAATAGCGATAATGTACCTCCTCTGGACCCACGTCGGCGCCCTACTGTTCCTCATCGGCGCCCTGACCGTGGGCTTCCAGAGGGGCTTCGACTTCATCGACGCCATGGGTAGCTACAGGCTCGCGGCGGGCGAGGGGGTAGCGCTAGCCCAGTACGCCTTCTGGCTCATGATCCTGGGCCTCTCCGTCAAGCTGGCGGTCCTAGGCGTCCACATGTGGCTACCATACGCCCACGCCGAGGCCCCAACCCCGATCTCAGCCCTCCTGAGCCCCAACCTCATCGGACTGGGAGGAGCCATGATGTTCAGGATAGTCTACGTCCTCTTCCCCAGCACCTTCGCCGCCAACAGCCCCATCCTCACGGTGTGGGCCCTAGCCACGATAATCTATGGGGGCCTCATGGCCCTGAGCCAGACCGACTTCAAGAGGCTCCTAGCCTACAGCAGCATCTCCCAGATGGGCTACCTGCTACTAGGCCTCTCAACCGTGACGGCCTACGGGGTTGCAGGCACGTTCCTGCACTACATGGTCCACGCCTTCGGCAAAGCAGTCCTCTTCGGCGTCGCGGGAGCACTGATAGCGACCTACCACGGGCTGCGGGACATAACCAAGATGGGAGGACTCGCCGAGAAGATGCCCTACACGGCGGCCCTCGCCCTGCTCGGCTTCATGCACATCACGGGTATACCCCCCACAGCCGGCATCTGGAGCGAGTACCTGATAGTGAGGGGCGCGGTCGAGCGGACGCTGCAGGCTGGCCCCGCGTGGTACACGGGCACAGCGCTGGCGCTTTTGGTAGGCATAGGGCTCTCAACAGCCTACGCCTTCCTCACGATGCGGAGGATATTCTACGGCCCACTGCGCTTGAGCGAGGCGCGCGAGGCGAAGAGCCAGCTCCTACTGCCCCTAGCCCTCCTAGCGGCAATGGGCATCGCCTCCTTCCTGCTTGCATCCCCCCTAATAGACCCCCTGGTGACTCAGCTATCGCAGGTGATCCGTGGCTAA
- a CDS encoding NADH-quinone oxidoreductase subunit 5 family protein produces the protein MQEALLLAWLAPYFATATVMVLSKSSWRAKSLVSIAALLLSALASTVGLLKVAQGHEVHVYFQWVKTLGVNIGVLFDGLSSIMAAVVSWLSFLIAVYSYEYMRGEGGETRYWLFFTFFVGSMMLLVLSDNLLTMFIGWEGTGLASYALIGHWFTDEEERWVGDPGRRALGVPMWFEPSHSGLRALVFTRLGDVGMVFGVATLHTLLGTTLLSEVARGTWAASLLTRGILPAFLWLLFLGAMAKSAQFPFHEWLVTAMTGPTSVSALIHAATMVKAGVYFLLRFAPILVAAHAALAAAGAPQAIPSFLESLALIGAFTAFMMATMALVSRELKLILAFSTASQLGYMFMGVAVGTLALGSIGGLTAGLAHLMSHAVFKAALFLAAGAVIHAVHSRFIDDMGGLASSMKLTATAFLLAALSLSGIPPFAGFWTKDEIIHLSAEAGLLVPTLLAVVTAGLTATYTARVFARVFAGTPREHHAHEPGPAMLAPYLTLGLLSLGLGIAWPFVSKGFESTLEHTLGVTQSAPLSEAAPIAGATEATLALALLGFLATLYLYAFRAWDPYARVRESGLLRGIHSFLYDRWLINPVYYRVIVAGFRKLSELTYRFVDSGLVDALYHRVLPAAFTGLSRITYRLIEPGYDALLHTHLVNLFKALWSSFRRMQTGRAPHYLIYLWLGASILLLLVLTGWFR, from the coding sequence TTGCAGGAAGCGCTACTACTAGCCTGGCTCGCACCCTACTTCGCGACCGCAACCGTCATGGTGCTCAGCAAGTCGTCCTGGCGAGCCAAGTCACTCGTCTCCATCGCCGCGCTCCTACTGTCAGCCCTAGCCTCGACCGTCGGCCTCCTAAAGGTGGCTCAGGGCCACGAGGTCCACGTGTACTTCCAGTGGGTCAAAACCCTGGGCGTCAACATCGGCGTGCTCTTCGACGGCCTCTCCTCGATCATGGCGGCCGTGGTCTCCTGGCTCAGCTTCCTCATAGCGGTCTACAGCTACGAGTACATGCGCGGAGAAGGGGGAGAGACGAGGTACTGGCTCTTCTTCACGTTCTTCGTCGGGAGCATGATGCTCCTCGTCCTCTCAGACAACCTCCTCACCATGTTCATAGGTTGGGAGGGCACAGGCCTTGCGAGCTACGCGCTGATCGGCCACTGGTTCACAGACGAGGAGGAGAGGTGGGTCGGAGACCCAGGCCGCAGGGCGCTAGGCGTGCCCATGTGGTTCGAGCCCAGCCACTCAGGGCTCAGAGCCCTAGTCTTCACGAGGCTAGGCGACGTCGGCATGGTATTCGGGGTCGCGACGCTGCACACGCTCCTCGGGACAACGCTCCTAAGCGAGGTCGCGCGGGGCACGTGGGCCGCAAGCCTGCTCACCAGAGGCATTCTGCCGGCTTTCCTCTGGTTGCTCTTCCTCGGCGCCATGGCCAAGAGCGCCCAGTTCCCCTTCCACGAGTGGCTCGTCACCGCGATGACGGGCCCAACCTCTGTCAGCGCGCTGATCCACGCCGCTACGATGGTCAAGGCGGGCGTGTACTTCCTCCTCCGCTTCGCCCCAATCCTCGTGGCCGCCCACGCGGCGCTAGCGGCCGCTGGCGCGCCGCAGGCCATACCCTCTTTCCTCGAGAGCCTCGCCCTCATAGGCGCCTTCACGGCGTTCATGATGGCTACGATGGCGCTCGTCAGCAGGGAGCTGAAGCTCATCCTGGCGTTCTCGACGGCGAGCCAGCTGGGATACATGTTCATGGGCGTAGCCGTGGGCACCCTGGCCCTCGGGTCGATAGGCGGCCTCACAGCGGGTCTAGCCCACCTGATGAGCCACGCGGTTTTCAAGGCGGCGCTCTTCCTGGCGGCCGGAGCCGTGATACACGCAGTGCACAGCCGCTTCATAGACGACATGGGGGGCCTAGCCTCATCCATGAAGCTCACAGCGACGGCGTTCCTCCTCGCGGCGCTGAGCCTCTCCGGGATACCTCCCTTCGCGGGCTTCTGGACCAAGGACGAGATAATCCACCTGTCAGCCGAGGCTGGTCTGCTGGTCCCCACGCTGCTGGCCGTCGTAACCGCCGGGCTCACGGCCACCTACACGGCCCGCGTCTTCGCCAGGGTGTTCGCGGGGACGCCGCGCGAGCACCACGCCCACGAGCCCGGCCCGGCGATGCTGGCGCCCTACCTCACGCTGGGCCTGCTCAGCCTGGGGCTCGGAATAGCTTGGCCCTTCGTGAGCAAGGGCTTCGAGTCCACGCTTGAGCACACACTAGGAGTCACCCAGAGCGCCCCGCTGTCCGAGGCGGCGCCCATAGCAGGGGCCACAGAGGCCACCTTAGCGTTAGCGCTCCTAGGCTTCCTAGCAACCCTGTACCTGTACGCCTTCAGGGCATGGGACCCCTACGCGAGGGTTAGGGAGAGCGGGCTCCTGAGGGGAATCCACAGCTTCCTCTACGACAGGTGGCTCATAAACCCAGTCTACTACAGGGTGATCGTCGCGGGCTTCAGGAAGCTTTCAGAGCTAACGTACAGGTTCGTAGACTCGGGCCTCGTGGACGCGCTCTACCACAGGGTCCTGCCGGCCGCGTTCACAGGCCTCTCGAGGATAACGTACAGGCTCATCGAACCCGGCTACGACGCGCTCCTCCACACCCACCTCGTGAACCTCTTCAAGGCCCTCTGGTCAAGCTTCAGGAGGATGCAGACAGGCCGAGCCCCACACTACCTGATCTACCTCTGGCTCGGCGCCTCAATCCTCCTGCTACTCGTGCTGACGGGGTGGTTCAGGTGA
- a CDS encoding NADH-quinone oxidoreductase subunit N — protein sequence MEVVYASLGVASAAIVALLFAGKRGALAHATAVAALASLLALTLYSLTLTPIREREVAADWFSLAVAAIALLDALISVSGFRGPAGEYRYENGAYILAIAGVTGLLGVAWSGSIPVLFTSWTLFSVSSYALIAIPRDAYSASGAAKYGLMSLAASNLLLLSLGVVAVATGSLQLSHPVSIPLAAGLGATALLLAAVGFKIGVFPFQAWLPDTYGYSDPLPVSAVAPLSKAATILALYKLSSILIPQAQEKWLLLVGALAVLTMTYGNVTALLQRGLQSLLAYSSIAQAGYLLVGLAALAAPEARRIALYGLALQLLAYSLAKTGLFLLARTVRRHGGKPPALDELRGLSQANPALAASAAILTLSLMGLPPLAGFWGKLYLFLAPVYTAPWLTSLALINTGIAAAYYARLLKAIYFEPGSVRLQGYRATVAAVEACAAITVAAAVIPLFIQP from the coding sequence ATGGAAGTAGTCTACGCTAGCCTGGGCGTCGCGTCGGCAGCCATCGTTGCCCTGCTCTTCGCCGGTAAGCGGGGAGCCCTGGCCCACGCCACAGCCGTGGCGGCGCTAGCGTCGCTCCTAGCCCTAACGCTCTACAGCTTAACCCTCACCCCCATCCGGGAACGCGAGGTCGCGGCAGACTGGTTCTCCCTTGCGGTGGCGGCCATAGCCCTGCTCGACGCCCTGATCAGCGTCTCTGGCTTCCGGGGGCCGGCGGGCGAGTACAGGTACGAGAACGGGGCCTACATCCTCGCGATCGCGGGCGTGACGGGCCTCCTGGGGGTAGCGTGGTCGGGGAGCATACCGGTGCTCTTCACCTCGTGGACGCTATTCTCCGTCTCGAGCTACGCGCTGATAGCCATACCGCGGGACGCGTACTCCGCCTCGGGAGCCGCGAAGTACGGCCTCATGAGCCTAGCCGCCTCAAACCTCCTGCTGCTCTCGCTCGGGGTCGTAGCCGTAGCAACGGGGAGCCTGCAGCTGAGCCACCCCGTCTCAATACCGCTCGCAGCCGGCCTGGGCGCCACGGCGCTCCTGCTAGCGGCAGTCGGCTTCAAGATAGGCGTATTCCCCTTCCAGGCATGGCTACCCGACACTTACGGCTACTCAGACCCCCTCCCCGTCTCAGCAGTGGCCCCGCTCTCCAAGGCAGCCACAATACTCGCGCTCTACAAGCTCTCATCGATCCTAATACCCCAGGCCCAGGAGAAGTGGCTGCTGCTCGTAGGCGCCCTAGCCGTCCTGACCATGACGTACGGCAACGTGACCGCGCTGCTCCAGAGAGGGCTCCAGAGCCTACTCGCGTACAGCAGCATAGCCCAAGCAGGCTACCTGCTGGTGGGCCTAGCGGCCCTCGCCGCCCCCGAGGCGAGGAGGATAGCCCTCTACGGCCTTGCGCTCCAGCTACTAGCCTACTCGCTCGCGAAGACAGGCCTCTTCCTGCTCGCGAGGACGGTGCGCAGGCACGGCGGCAAGCCCCCAGCCCTCGACGAGCTGAGAGGACTCTCCCAGGCCAACCCGGCCCTCGCGGCCTCAGCGGCTATACTTACCCTGAGCCTGATGGGGCTGCCGCCGCTCGCGGGCTTCTGGGGCAAGCTGTACCTCTTCCTGGCCCCCGTGTACACGGCCCCATGGCTGACATCCCTAGCGCTCATCAACACGGGCATCGCGGCCGCGTACTACGCCAGGCTACTGAAAGCTATCTACTTCGAGCCGGGGAGCGTGAGGCTGCAGGGCTACAGGGCGACGGTCGCGGCGGTGGAGGCCTGCGCGGCTATTACGGTTGCAGCCGCGGTGATCCCGCTGTTCATACAGCCATAA